A window from Acidimicrobiales bacterium encodes these proteins:
- a CDS encoding PaaI family thioesterase: MTPEPVRSQVAEHARTEALADATRRLVAAVRMADAPGDDLDEAAALVMRAARLLEPHVVEATTMQAALRPEVDGMLPAPADDPSAFFPYSPVVGPLNVLAPPVRMHFDGERMHGTTTLGPPYGGPPASVHGGIIALIFDELLGSTNVCLGMGAFTGTLSVRYERTTPIGAELALEAWLDRIEGRKVFTKGTIGDAGGVTARAEGIFIRYPES; this comes from the coding sequence ATGACCCCCGAACCCGTCCGCTCGCAGGTGGCCGAGCACGCCCGCACCGAAGCGCTCGCCGACGCGACCCGCCGGCTCGTCGCCGCCGTGCGCATGGCCGACGCGCCCGGCGACGACCTCGACGAGGCCGCCGCGCTCGTCATGCGCGCCGCCCGGTTGCTCGAACCCCACGTGGTCGAGGCGACCACCATGCAGGCGGCGCTGCGCCCCGAGGTCGACGGGATGCTGCCGGCGCCGGCCGACGACCCCTCGGCCTTCTTCCCCTACAGCCCGGTGGTGGGGCCCCTCAACGTCCTGGCCCCACCGGTCCGGATGCACTTCGACGGCGAACGGATGCATGGGACGACGACCCTCGGCCCCCCCTACGGTGGGCCGCCCGCGTCGGTCCACGGGGGGATCATCGCCCTGATCTTCGACGAGCTGCTCGGTTCGACCAACGTGTGCCTGGGCATGGGCGCCTTCACCGGCACGCTGTCGGTGCGCTACGAGCGAACGACACCGATCGGGGCCGAGCTGGCGCTCGAGGCCTGGCTCGATCGCATCGAGGGGCGCAAGGTGTTCACCAAGGGGACCATCGGTGACGCCGGCGGGGTGACCGCCCGGGCGGAGGGGATCTTCATCCGCTACCCGGAGTCCTGA
- a CDS encoding LPXTG cell wall anchor domain-containing protein, with translation MALLVTTLPAAGPVAAHTVDLPGANDVYNGTWPPNANPGWNVPAANPDLNPDCGIDVGILIDRSGSIADAGQQVNMRESAKDIVEALAGTPSQVGVWSFGSSSSATGTVEHPAQQLTKVGGPTGPAGVASLSATIDSIPIVSGVATNWEAGFASVDTASDAGTDPDLLFVLTDGNPTVHVDDSATGGTTNNDDVDGGIRTANLVKANGTRIFGVGIGAGITSSTLGLVANPLAYDGTNFATAGYTLTSFAALSETVRALAIELCGGSVTVQKLADDGDGSFDPAQGWEFTLDPANAGIPSQTDATDDQGQVNFALDSFTVEQVTLTEDLAGQSGYVFLADELVCTNSNGDDPILTPVANGATFDLGPTDIIECTFKNKREFVDLSIAKDDGGVSTVPGGEVTYTLTYGNAGNVDAPNTVIAETVPADTTVDLGSGPADGKNDGWLCAGADNGVFVAGTACTYAAGTVPAGASGLTVPFTVTVVNPAPFGLTEISNTATIDYDETSGPDTNPDDNTSTDTTPVVVDPQIAITKTVVTSGGLCPGVDEVTIVAGESVTYCYVVTNPGNAPTIDVVVVDDNATPGDTSDDFPVVLSGLTDEDGDGTADDLAPGASASGQSAVTVFAAGGTFVNVATATGGGESASDDATVIVTQPAVNVVKTAVVTGDACPGIDGVNLGVVTGQSVTFCYVVTNPGTAPLLNVTVVDDNATPGTGDDFAVTLSGLTDEDGDGTADDLAAGETATGSSSPKAFDATGSFTNVATAAGESASDAQFSDTDPATVVVTAPQVDIVKTAVASGDACPGIDGVNLTVVAGDEVTYCYVVTNPGSAPLLNVTVVDDNATPGTGDDFAVTLSGLTDEDGDGTADDLAAGASATGQSPGKEFAGAGSFTNIATVDGASASGAELSETDDATVVVTRPGLTIVKTAVADPAGCPGVDGVTLVVDEGDDVRYCYVVTNPGDAPLLNVTVVDDNGTPLVPGDDFAVTLGGLTDEDGDGTADDLAAGATATGASSLVSFEPGSVINVATADGSSSTGEPFEATDTAVVTARDVPPTVVVTKTAGVDSVLEPGGPVTFTVEVENTSDEAVTVTSITDSVEGGAPFSVLAPATAPVTATTCVNGSPIAAGGTYTCTFTLNVSGDAGDVVDDTVVATVVDNDQTTASDDDDASVEITDVPPVITVTKGADPSSLPEPGGPVTFPVTVTNNSFESVTVTSITDSVEGGAPFSVTAPATAPVTATTCETGVVIAPGEPYECTFTLNVSGDAGDVVDDTVVASVVDNDGTPASDDDDASVEITDVPPTVVVTKTAGVDSVPEPGGPVTFTVEVENTSFEAVTVTAITDSVEGGAPFSVLAPATAPVTATTCAAGAEIAAGDTYTCTFTLNVSGDAGDVVDDTVVATVVDNDGTTASDDDDASVEITDVPPTIEVTKDDDGASVGAPGGPVEYTVEVTNTSFEAVTITSITDSIDGGEPFDVTAPATDPVLETSCATGVEIPAGETYTCTFTVLVEGLGGEIVEDTVVVSVVDDDGTPVEGSDDETTPVTPVVDLAVVKTADQPTFTVGTQAVYTLVVSNAGPSTATDVVVTDTLPTGLSLVGIDEPSGWNCSGSVSIRCTTPTLAAGASATITVTVLVGADAVGQVTNVVEVDSEEPDADPSDNRDEVTTPVTQVLGAVVTPPAPAVLTTAALPYTGSDSARMVLLGAGFLVLGGLLVLATRRRRQG, from the coding sequence ATGGCCCTGCTCGTGACCACCCTGCCGGCCGCGGGTCCGGTGGCCGCCCACACGGTCGACCTGCCGGGGGCGAACGACGTCTACAACGGCACCTGGCCCCCGAACGCCAACCCCGGGTGGAACGTCCCGGCGGCCAACCCGGACCTGAACCCTGACTGCGGCATCGACGTGGGCATCCTGATCGACCGCTCCGGATCGATCGCCGACGCCGGCCAGCAGGTCAACATGCGCGAGTCGGCCAAGGACATCGTCGAGGCTCTGGCCGGGACCCCCTCCCAGGTCGGCGTGTGGAGCTTCGGCAGCTCGTCGAGCGCGACCGGCACCGTCGAGCATCCGGCACAGCAGCTGACCAAGGTCGGGGGACCCACGGGGCCCGCGGGGGTCGCGTCGCTCAGCGCCACCATCGACAGCATCCCGATCGTCAGCGGCGTGGCCACGAACTGGGAGGCCGGCTTCGCCTCGGTCGACACCGCCTCCGACGCCGGGACCGACCCGGACCTCCTGTTCGTGCTCACCGACGGCAATCCGACGGTCCACGTCGACGACTCGGCCACCGGGGGCACGACCAACAACGACGACGTCGACGGCGGCATCCGCACCGCCAACCTGGTCAAGGCCAACGGGACCCGCATCTTCGGCGTCGGCATCGGTGCAGGCATCACCTCGTCGACCCTCGGGCTCGTGGCCAACCCGCTCGCCTACGACGGCACCAACTTCGCGACCGCCGGCTACACCCTCACCAGCTTCGCGGCCCTCTCCGAGACCGTTCGGGCCCTCGCCATCGAGCTGTGCGGCGGGAGCGTCACGGTGCAGAAGCTGGCCGACGACGGCGACGGTTCCTTCGATCCGGCACAGGGATGGGAGTTCACCCTCGACCCCGCCAACGCCGGGATCCCGAGCCAGACCGATGCCACCGACGACCAGGGCCAGGTCAACTTCGCCCTCGACTCCTTCACCGTGGAGCAGGTCACCCTGACCGAGGACCTCGCCGGACAGTCCGGCTATGTCTTCCTCGCCGACGAGCTCGTGTGCACGAACTCCAACGGTGACGACCCGATCCTCACCCCGGTGGCCAACGGCGCCACCTTCGATCTCGGGCCCACCGACATCATCGAGTGCACGTTCAAGAACAAGCGGGAGTTCGTCGACCTGAGCATCGCGAAGGACGACGGCGGGGTCTCGACCGTTCCCGGCGGTGAGGTCACCTACACGCTCACCTACGGCAACGCCGGCAACGTCGACGCACCCAACACGGTGATCGCCGAGACTGTGCCCGCCGACACGACCGTGGACCTCGGGAGCGGTCCCGCGGACGGGAAGAACGACGGCTGGCTCTGCGCCGGCGCCGACAACGGCGTCTTCGTCGCCGGGACCGCGTGCACGTACGCGGCCGGCACGGTCCCCGCCGGGGCGTCCGGCCTCACCGTGCCGTTCACCGTGACGGTGGTGAACCCGGCACCCTTCGGTCTCACCGAGATCTCCAACACGGCCACCATCGACTACGACGAGACGTCGGGCCCCGACACCAACCCCGACGACAACACGTCCACCGACACCACCCCCGTGGTGGTCGATCCTCAGATCGCCATCACCAAGACCGTCGTCACTTCCGGAGGCCTGTGCCCCGGTGTCGACGAGGTCACCATCGTGGCCGGTGAGTCCGTCACCTACTGCTACGTCGTCACGAACCCCGGCAACGCGCCGACCATCGACGTCGTCGTCGTGGATGACAACGCCACGCCGGGCGACACCAGTGACGACTTCCCCGTGGTCCTGTCCGGCCTCACGGACGAGGACGGCGACGGCACGGCCGACGACCTCGCGCCGGGAGCTTCGGCGTCCGGCCAGTCCGCGGTCACGGTGTTCGCCGCAGGAGGGACCTTCGTGAACGTCGCCACCGCCACCGGTGGGGGCGAGAGCGCGTCGGACGACGCCACGGTGATCGTCACCCAGCCGGCGGTGAACGTCGTCAAGACCGCCGTCGTGACCGGTGACGCCTGCCCGGGCATCGACGGCGTGAACCTCGGTGTGGTGACCGGTCAGTCCGTCACGTTCTGCTACGTCGTCACGAACCCAGGCACGGCCCCCCTGTTGAACGTGACGGTCGTGGACGACAACGCCACGCCTGGCACGGGCGACGACTTCGCCGTGACGTTGTCGGGTCTGACCGACGAGGACGGTGACGGCACGGCCGACGACCTCGCTGCCGGCGAGACCGCCACCGGCTCCTCGTCGCCCAAGGCCTTCGACGCCACGGGCTCGTTCACCAACGTGGCCACGGCGGCTGGGGAGAGCGCGTCGGACGCGCAGTTCTCCGACACCGATCCGGCCACGGTGGTCGTCACCGCACCCCAGGTCGACATCGTCAAGACCGCTGTCGCCTCCGGCGACGCCTGCCCCGGTATCGACGGGGTGAACCTCACCGTCGTCGCCGGTGACGAGGTGACGTACTGCTACGTGGTGACCAACCCCGGTAGTGCGCCCTTGTTGAACGTGACGGTGGTGGACGACAACGCCACGCCTGGCACGGGCGACGACTTCGCCGTGACGTTGTCGGGTCTGACCGACGAAGACGGTGACGGCACCGCCGACGATCTCGCTGCCGGAGCATCCGCCACGGGCCAGTCGCCGGGCAAGGAGTTCGCCGGCGCGGGCAGCTTCACCAACATCGCGACGGTCGACGGTGCCAGCGCGTCGGGTGCAGAGCTCTCCGAGACCGACGACGCGACCGTGGTGGTCACCCGACCGGGTCTGACCATCGTCAAGACCGCGGTCGCCGATCCGGCGGGCTGCCCGGGTGTCGATGGCGTCACCCTGGTGGTCGACGAAGGAGATGACGTCCGCTACTGCTATGTGGTCACCAACCCCGGCGACGCTCCGCTGCTGAACGTGACCGTCGTCGACGACAACGGCACGCCGCTCGTGCCCGGGGACGACTTCGCCGTGACCCTGGGTGGGCTCACCGACGAGGACGGCGACGGCACGGCCGACGACCTGGCCGCCGGGGCGACCGCCACCGGTGCGTCGTCGCTCGTGTCCTTCGAGCCGGGAAGCGTGATCAACGTGGCCACGGCCGACGGGTCGAGCTCGACGGGTGAACCCTTCGAGGCCACCGACACCGCGGTCGTGACGGCGCGAGACGTGCCACCGACGGTGGTGGTCACGAAGACGGCCGGGGTCGACTCGGTCCTCGAGCCGGGTGGCCCGGTGACGTTCACCGTCGAGGTGGAGAACACCTCCGACGAGGCGGTGACGGTCACGTCCATCACCGATTCGGTGGAGGGCGGGGCGCCGTTCAGCGTGCTGGCTCCGGCCACGGCACCGGTGACGGCGACCACGTGCGTGAACGGCTCGCCGATCGCCGCCGGTGGCACCTACACCTGCACGTTCACGTTGAACGTGTCGGGCGACGCCGGTGACGTGGTCGACGACACCGTGGTGGCCACGGTCGTCGACAACGACCAGACCACGGCGAGCGACGACGACGATGCGTCGGTGGAGATCACCGACGTGCCGCCGGTCATCACCGTGACCAAGGGCGCCGACCCGTCCTCGCTGCCCGAGCCGGGTGGCCCGGTGACGTTCCCCGTCACCGTGACCAACAACAGCTTCGAATCGGTGACGGTCACGTCCATCACCGATTCGGTGGAGGGCGGGGCGCCGTTCAGCGTGACCGCCCCGGCCACGGCGCCGGTGACGGCGACCACCTGCGAGACCGGTGTGGTCATCGCACCGGGAGAACCGTACGAGTGCACGTTCACGTTGAACGTGTCGGGTGATGCCGGTGACGTGGTCGACGACACGGTCGTGGCCTCGGTCGTCGACAACGACGGGACCCCGGCGAGCGATGACGACGATGCGTCGGTGGAGATCACCGACGTGCCGCCGACGGTGGTGGTCACGAAGACGGCCGGGGTCGACTCGGTGCCCGAGCCGGGTGGCCCGGTGACGTTCACCGTCGAGGTGGAGAACACCAGCTTCGAGGCGGTGACGGTCACGGCGATCACCGATTCGGTGGAGGGCGGGGCGCCGTTCAGCGTGCTGGCTCCGGCCACGGCGCCGGTGACGGCGACGACGTGTGCCGCCGGTGCGGAGATCGCCGCGGGCGACACCTACACCTGTACGTTCACGTTGAACGTGTCGGGCGACGCCGGTGACGTCGTCGACGACACCGTGGTGGCCACGGTCGTCGACAACGACGGGACCACGGCGAGCGATGACGACGATGCGTCGGTGGAGATCACCGACGTGCCGCCGACCATCGAGGTCACCAAGGACGACGACGGCGCTTCCGTCGGCGCTCCCGGTGGCCCGGTCGAGTACACGGTGGAGGTCACCAACACCAGCTTCGAGGCGGTCACGATCACCTCGATCACCGACTCGATCGACGGGGGGGAACCGTTCGACGTCACCGCCCCGGCCACCGACCCGGTCCTCGAGACGAGCTGCGCGACGGGCGTGGAGATCCCGGCCGGGGAGACCTACACCTGCACCTTCACGGTGCTCGTCGAGGGTCTCGGTGGTGAGATCGTCGAGGACACGGTGGTGGTGAGCGTCGTCGACGACGACGGCACACCCGTCGAGGGCTCCGACGACGAGACGACCCCGGTGACCCCGGTCGTCGACCTCGCCGTGGTGAAGACGGCCGACCAGCCGACCTTCACCGTGGGGACCCAGGCGGTCTACACCCTCGTCGTCTCCAACGCCGGCCCGTCGACGGCCACCGACGTGGTGGTCACCGACACGCTGCCGACGGGGCTGTCGCTCGTCGGGATCGACGAGCCGAGTGGCTGGAACTGCTCCGGCTCGGTCTCCATCAGGTGCACGACGCCGACCCTCGCGGCCGGAGCCTCGGCGACGATCACGGTGACCGTGCTCGTCGGGGCCGACGCCGTCGGTCAGGTGACCAATGTCGTCGAGGTGGACAGCGAGGAACCCGACGCCGACCCGTCCGACAACCGTGACGAGGTGACGACCCCCGTCACCCAGGTGCTCGGTGCCGTCGTCACGCCGCCGGCCCCGGCGGTGTTGACGACCGCGGCCCTGCCCTACACCGGTTCGGACTCGGCTCGGATGGTGCTGCTCGGCGCCGGCTTCCTCGTCCTCGGCGGCCTGCTCGTCCTCGCCACCCGCCGACGCCGGCAGGGGTGA
- a CDS encoding DUF1622 domain-containing protein, which produces MSYDEFVIDVVRGVEALGAAIMVVGGIVALVRFGVVLLDPGRRATAYSDLRQRLGRSILLGLEVLIIGDIVRTIVVDPTLESVAVLGGIVLIRILLSFSLEVEIEGVWPWSRWRIQGRGPER; this is translated from the coding sequence GTGAGCTACGACGAGTTCGTCATCGACGTCGTGAGGGGGGTCGAGGCGCTCGGGGCGGCGATCATGGTCGTCGGGGGCATCGTGGCGCTCGTCCGGTTCGGCGTCGTCCTGCTCGACCCGGGTCGCCGGGCGACCGCCTACTCCGACCTGCGCCAGCGTCTCGGTCGCTCGATCCTGCTCGGGCTCGAGGTCCTGATCATCGGCGACATCGTCCGCACCATCGTCGTCGACCCCACCCTCGAGAGCGTCGCCGTGCTCGGCGGGATCGTCCTCATCCGGATCCTGCTCAGCTTCTCCCTGGAGGTCGAGATCGAAGGGGTCTGGCCGTGGTCCCGCTGGCGCATCCAGGGGCGCGGCCCCGAGCGCTGA
- a CDS encoding aldo/keto reductase translates to MSDVNPPDRPPAPEPSPTGYEPFTLAGSDVVVPPLGVGTWAWGDRSTWGMGGYDRDLSEDTIAEAWTASVEAGATFFDTAEVYGKGESERIIGRLLARDAASGGPTRDDVVLATKFMPSPWKVNVKEALVSALRASCDRLGVDRVDLYQIHGPISLRGHAALADALVAALDAGLTRCVGVSNYSVKEMRAIDRELRARGARLATNQIEYSLLRRVPETNGLLAACRELGVVPLAYSPIGQGRLTGKYSADNPPPGKRGFSDHPMEAVDRVVAELRRIGAAHGDRTPSQVALNWLMAKGSVPIPGAKNRAQAEENAGSLGWRLGDDDVAALDAVALQERRSIQNRFWQHG, encoded by the coding sequence ATGAGCGACGTGAACCCTCCCGACCGCCCCCCGGCGCCCGAACCCTCGCCGACGGGCTACGAGCCGTTCACGTTGGCCGGCTCCGACGTCGTCGTCCCCCCGCTGGGGGTCGGCACCTGGGCCTGGGGCGACCGCTCGACGTGGGGGATGGGGGGCTACGACCGCGACCTCAGCGAGGACACGATCGCAGAGGCGTGGACGGCGAGCGTCGAGGCGGGCGCGACCTTCTTCGACACCGCGGAGGTGTACGGCAAGGGCGAGAGTGAGCGCATCATCGGTCGCCTCCTCGCCCGGGACGCGGCGTCGGGCGGACCGACCCGTGACGACGTGGTGCTCGCCACCAAGTTCATGCCCTCGCCGTGGAAGGTGAACGTGAAGGAGGCGCTGGTGTCGGCGCTGCGGGCGTCGTGCGACCGCTTGGGCGTCGACCGGGTCGACCTCTACCAGATCCACGGGCCGATCAGCCTCCGTGGGCACGCCGCCCTGGCCGATGCTCTCGTCGCCGCGCTCGACGCCGGGCTCACCCGCTGCGTCGGCGTCTCGAACTACTCCGTGAAGGAGATGCGGGCCATCGACCGGGAGCTGCGCGCCCGGGGAGCCCGGCTGGCCACGAACCAGATCGAGTACTCGCTGCTGCGACGCGTCCCCGAGACCAACGGCCTCCTCGCCGCCTGCCGTGAGCTCGGCGTCGTCCCGCTGGCCTACTCCCCGATCGGCCAGGGCCGCCTCACGGGCAAGTACTCGGCCGACAACCCGCCGCCCGGCAAGCGGGGCTTCTCCGACCACCCGATGGAGGCCGTCGACCGGGTGGTGGCCGAGCTGCGGCGCATCGGCGCAGCGCACGGGGACCGTACGCCCAGCCAGGTGGCGCTCAACTGGTTGATGGCCAAGGGCTCGGTGCCGATCCCGGGAGCGAAGAACCGGGCCCAGGCCGAGGAGAACGCCGGGTCGCTCGGGTGGCGTCTCGGGGACGACGACGTGGCGGCGCTCGACGCCGTCGCGCTCCAGGAGCGGCGCAGCATCCAGAACCGCTTCTGGCAACACGGCTGA
- a CDS encoding molybdopterin-dependent oxidoreductase, with the protein MSDRGGDVGDDRIERVEHRTFCRVCNAMCGIVVTVAQGPGGHEVERVRGDHDHPLSRGYTCPKGRALGALHHEPRRLDRPLVGRGDARRAAAWDEVLDDLAARFRDAVSTGGPDSVAMYLASGSAFDTAGRRAAERFLQVLGSAQKYTATTIDTPCKPLVAELVGGWSGLTPVWDHERSRLLVLFGCNPVVSHGHSNAVPDPVERLREHRAAGGRVWVVDPRRTETVSRADHHLQVRPGSDWLVLGWLVRRLLDEPARRADATTRATGIEVLADVLDDPETGLTDDLVTRGTGLGLDLLGQLLDAVLDAGRISALTGTGTSMAATADTTEHLLWALHVLTDSYDRPGGMWFNPGYLGRMDTRDWEPSDGTAGAGPPSRPELPRRFGEWPCAALVSEIEAGHVTTLVVVGGNPVTAFPDAERTRAALASLETLVVLDILPTETTEVATHVLPAVDQLERADTTWLLDGYQLAVAAQATTAVVAPTAERRPVWWALGSLAERLGLSALPRGLDVATSTEADLLRPLYERSLGGLEEVVSNPSGVVGSGAVFGWVHDRVLPPGGWRLGAEPLVDQLRRHLAEAHARDDEGALVLIPHRQLRTMNSQLRDIAAPGARTDEVTVRVHPSVAVDLGNDGSAVTVTSAHGSVTGRLRADDRLHPGAVAVAHGWGDVNVSRLTSADDDIDPLTGMVLQSGVPVTLRRA; encoded by the coding sequence ATGAGCGACCGTGGCGGCGACGTGGGGGACGACCGGATCGAACGGGTCGAGCACCGCACGTTCTGTCGGGTCTGCAACGCCATGTGCGGGATCGTGGTCACGGTGGCCCAGGGGCCCGGCGGCCACGAGGTCGAACGGGTGCGGGGCGACCACGACCACCCGCTCTCGCGCGGGTACACGTGCCCGAAGGGTCGTGCGCTCGGCGCGCTGCACCACGAGCCTCGACGCCTCGACCGGCCGCTCGTCGGTCGCGGCGACGCCCGCCGGGCCGCGGCGTGGGACGAGGTGCTCGACGACCTCGCCGCCCGGTTCCGCGATGCCGTCTCGACGGGCGGCCCCGACTCGGTGGCGATGTACCTGGCCAGCGGATCGGCGTTCGACACCGCGGGGCGCAGGGCCGCCGAGCGGTTCCTGCAGGTCCTCGGCTCGGCCCAGAAGTACACCGCCACGACCATCGACACACCCTGCAAACCGCTGGTGGCCGAGCTCGTCGGCGGCTGGTCGGGCCTCACCCCCGTCTGGGACCACGAGCGGTCCCGGCTGCTCGTGCTGTTCGGCTGCAACCCGGTGGTCTCCCACGGTCACTCCAACGCCGTCCCCGACCCCGTCGAGCGTCTCCGGGAGCACCGGGCCGCCGGCGGCCGGGTGTGGGTCGTCGATCCCCGTCGGACCGAGACCGTGTCCCGGGCCGACCACCACCTCCAGGTGCGCCCGGGGAGCGACTGGCTGGTGCTCGGCTGGCTGGTCCGGCGTCTCCTCGACGAGCCGGCACGACGCGCCGACGCCACGACGCGGGCCACCGGGATCGAGGTGCTGGCCGACGTCCTCGACGACCCGGAGACCGGGCTCACCGACGACCTCGTCACCCGCGGGACCGGCCTCGGGCTCGACCTCCTCGGGCAACTGCTCGACGCCGTGCTGGACGCCGGACGGATCAGCGCGCTCACCGGCACCGGCACCTCGATGGCGGCCACGGCCGACACGACCGAGCACCTGCTCTGGGCCCTGCACGTCCTGACCGACTCCTACGACCGGCCCGGCGGGATGTGGTTCAACCCCGGCTACCTCGGCCGCATGGACACCCGCGACTGGGAGCCGTCCGACGGGACCGCCGGGGCGGGGCCACCGAGCCGGCCCGAGCTCCCCCGTCGCTTCGGCGAGTGGCCGTGCGCCGCGCTGGTGAGCGAGATCGAGGCGGGCCACGTGACCACGCTCGTGGTGGTGGGGGGCAACCCGGTGACCGCGTTCCCCGACGCCGAGCGAACCCGTGCTGCGCTGGCATCGCTCGAGACACTGGTCGTCCTCGACATCCTGCCCACCGAGACCACCGAGGTGGCCACCCACGTCCTGCCCGCCGTCGACCAGCTCGAGCGGGCCGACACCACGTGGCTGCTCGACGGCTACCAGCTCGCCGTCGCCGCCCAGGCCACCACCGCGGTGGTGGCCCCGACCGCCGAACGCCGCCCTGTCTGGTGGGCCCTCGGGTCCCTCGCCGAGCGCCTCGGGCTGTCCGCCCTTCCCCGGGGGCTCGACGTCGCCACGTCCACCGAAGCCGACCTGCTGCGACCCCTGTACGAGCGCAGCCTCGGCGGCCTCGAGGAGGTGGTGTCGAACCCGTCGGGGGTGGTGGGGTCGGGGGCGGTCTTCGGCTGGGTGCACGACCGGGTGCTCCCTCCCGGGGGGTGGCGCCTCGGCGCCGAGCCGCTGGTCGATCAGCTCCGCCGACACCTCGCCGAGGCCCACGCCCGGGACGACGAGGGAGCCCTCGTGCTCATCCCTCATCGACAGCTGCGGACGATGAACTCCCAGCTCCGCGACATCGCCGCCCCGGGAGCCCGCACCGACGAGGTGACCGTGCGGGTGCACCCGTCGGTGGCCGTCGACCTGGGGAACGACGGCTCGGCGGTGACGGTCACGTCCGCCCATGGCTCGGTCACCGGGCGGCTCCGGGCCGACGACCGGCTCCACCCCGGCGCGGTGGCTGTCGCCCACGGGTGGGGTGACGTGAACGTGAGTCGACTCACCAGCGCCGACGACGACATCGACCCCCTCACCGGGATGGTCCTCCAGTCCGGCGTCCCCGTCACCCTCCGCCGAGCTTGA
- a CDS encoding anaerobic sulfatase maturase — protein sequence MSETPVALGRTRAAVDPAGPTSPEPSSPAAPTAPTARRSFHVLAKPTGPICNLDCEYCFFLSKEALYPGDRFRMSDELLDTYVRQLLDGQPDGIVSVAWQGGEPTLMGVDFFRRAVALVEQHRRPTQQVEHTIQTNGTLLTDEWCELLAEHRFLVGLSIDGPPELHDVYRVDKRGAPTSAKVLRGLELLKAHGVDVNVLCTVNAANQDHPVEVYRYVRDVLGVQHLQLIPIVERDNDTGFQEGDTVTERSVDPEKWGAFLVAVFDEWVVRDVGTVFVQMFDAALAAWLDLPSSMCIFRETCGDALALEHNGDLYSCDHFVEPEHLLGNITTTTMVELVSSPKQRAFGRAKADTLPAYCRECEVRFACHGECPKNRFTRTPDGEDGLNYLCAGYRHFFNHVDGPMRIMADLLREGRHADEIVGILRSAGRNDPCPCGSGRKAKLCHQR from the coding sequence CCAAGCCCACCGGCCCGATCTGCAATCTCGACTGCGAGTACTGCTTCTTCCTCTCGAAGGAGGCGCTCTACCCCGGCGACCGGTTCCGAATGTCCGACGAGCTGCTCGACACCTATGTGCGCCAGCTCCTCGACGGCCAGCCCGACGGCATCGTGTCGGTGGCGTGGCAGGGCGGCGAGCCCACCCTCATGGGGGTCGACTTCTTCCGGAGGGCGGTGGCGCTGGTCGAGCAGCACCGGCGCCCCACCCAGCAGGTCGAGCACACCATCCAGACCAACGGGACGCTGCTCACCGACGAGTGGTGCGAACTGCTCGCCGAGCACAGGTTCCTGGTCGGGCTGAGCATCGACGGCCCGCCGGAGCTGCACGACGTGTATCGGGTGGACAAGCGGGGCGCGCCGACGTCGGCGAAGGTGCTGCGGGGCCTCGAGCTGCTGAAGGCCCACGGGGTGGACGTGAACGTGCTGTGCACGGTGAACGCCGCCAACCAGGACCACCCGGTCGAGGTGTACCGCTACGTGCGCGACGTCCTCGGCGTCCAGCACCTCCAGCTCATCCCCATCGTCGAGCGCGACAACGACACCGGCTTCCAGGAGGGCGACACCGTCACCGAACGGTCCGTCGACCCCGAGAAGTGGGGGGCGTTCCTCGTCGCCGTCTTCGACGAGTGGGTCGTGCGCGACGTGGGCACCGTCTTCGTCCAGATGTTCGACGCCGCGCTGGCGGCGTGGCTCGATCTCCCCTCGTCGATGTGCATCTTCCGCGAGACCTGCGGTGACGCCCTGGCCCTCGAGCACAACGGCGACCTCTACTCCTGTGACCACTTCGTCGAGCCCGAACACCTCCTCGGGAACATCACGACGACGACGATGGTCGAGTTGGTGAGCTCCCCGAAGCAGCGGGCCTTCGGCCGGGCCAAGGCCGACACCCTCCCCGCCTACTGCCGCGAGTGCGAGGTCCGCTTCGCCTGTCACGGCGAGTGCCCGAAGAACCGGTTCACCCGCACGCCCGACGGCGAGGACGGGTTGAACTACCTCTGCGCCGGATACCGCCATTTCTTCAACCACGTCGACGGCCCCATGCGGATCATGGCCGACCTGCTGCGCGAGGGTCGCCACGCCGACGAGATCGTGGGGATCCTCCGTTCCGCGGGGCGCAACGACCCCTGCCCGTGCGGCAGCGGTCGCAAGGCGAAGCTCTGCCACCAGCGCTGA